The following coding sequences are from one Clarias gariepinus isolate MV-2021 ecotype Netherlands chromosome 19, CGAR_prim_01v2, whole genome shotgun sequence window:
- the jam3b gene encoding junctional adhesion molecule 3B, with the protein MYGSHTPHYIHTKMALTRLACLLLLLSIQCYVSILAVVLKTANPSPWANEFESIELSCQIESISKKQPRIEWKKIKDGATSYVYFQSKISGDLKNRATLLEPATIVISNATRLDTATYRCEVTMPEDHHKNFDEIVINLTIRVKPVTPRCSVPASVPVGKSAELTCVENEGSPESHYQWFRNKEEIPVDHKSSLKFLNSSYVLNGKTGVLRFNAVRKEDAGQYYCRAKNVAGVAECNPQMMEVYDLNIVGIVLGVLVVVLVLLCIIVGIYCAHRKGFFATEKQTGSNYKAPGKADGVDYIRTDDEGDFKHKSSFVI; encoded by the exons GCTATGTCAGCATCTTGGCAGTGGTATTGAAAACTGCAAATCCTTCACCATGGGCCAATGAGTTTGAAT CAATTGAATTGTCCTGTCAAATAGAGTCTATCTCcaaaaaacaacccagaattGAATGGAAAAAGATTAAAGATGGGGCAACAAGTTATGTCTACTTCCAAAGCAAAATAtcag gtGATTTGAAAAACAGAGCAACACTCCTAGAGCCTGCAACGATAGTCATCTCTAATGCAACAAGATTAGACACAGCAACGTACCGCTGTGAAGTCACAATGCCTGAAGACCACCACAAGAACTTTGATGAGATTGTGATAAACCTCACCATCAGGG TAAAACCAGTGACTCCGCGGTGCTCCGTGCCTGCATCTGTGCCGGTGGGTAAGTCAGCCGAGCTGACGTGCGTGGAGAATGAGGGCTCCCCCGAGTCTCATTACCAGTGGTTCCGCAATAAAGAGGAGATCCCAGTGGACCACAAGAGCAGCCTCAAGTTTTTGAACTCATCCTACGTGCTGAACGGCAAAACGGGCGTGCTG CGATTTAATGCAGTGAGGAAAGAGGATGCCGGGCAGTACTACTGCAGAGCCAAGAACGTGGCAGGAGTTGCCGAGTGCAACCCGCAGATGATGGAAGTCT ATGACCTGAACATTGTTGGCATTGTTTTGGGTGTGCTGGTGGTTGTGTTGGTGCTGTTGTGCATAATAGTGGGCATCTACTGTGCTCACAGAAAAGGGTTCTTTGCCACTGAGAAACAGACGGGAAGCAA cTACAAAGCACCAGGAAAGGCTGATGGAGTGGATTACATTCGAACAGATGATGAG GGCGATTTTAAACACAAATCATCCTTCGTCATTTAA
- the zgc:171740 gene encoding E3 ubiquitin-protein ligase rififylin isoform X2: MGLKVKELREYLHLHDVPTHMCREKEELVELVLDQKTPSSSRNSSSGSSCSNGCGNSVPQPAASDASQSDTPPSQAAEEPEPLTEEEEEDEDEEEDGGEEEDEDDDEDESTDSEETLVHSRRASLSDLSSVDDIEGLTVRQLKEILARNFVNYQGCCEKWELMERVTRLFNDQKDLHNLVSNTKNESGTVAEPAEPSGQEENLCKICMDSPIDCVLLECGHMVTCSKCGKRMSECPICRQYVVRAVHVFRS, from the exons ATGGGGCTGAAGGTGAAGGAGCTGCGTGAGTACCTGCACCTGCATGACGTTCCCACTCACATGTGTCGTGAGAAGGAAGAGCTCGTGGAACTCGTGCTGGACCAAAAGACACCGAGCAGCAGCAGAAACAGTAGCAGCGGTAGCAGCTGTAGTAACGGCTGCGGCAACTCTGTCCCTCAGCCAGCCGCATCAGACGCCTCGCAGTCCGATACGCCTCCATCACAGGCAGCCGAGGAGCCGGAGCCTCtcacagaggaggaggaggaggatgaggacgaggaggaggatGGAGGTGAAGAAGAGGATGAGGACGATGACGAAGATGAG TCGACAGACAGCGAGGAGACGCTGGTGCACAGTCGCAGGGCTTCTCTGTCTGATCTGAGCAGCGTTGACGACATTGAGGGTCTTACCGTGCGACAGCTGAAGGAAATCCTGGCGCGCAACTTTGTCAACTACCAGGGCTGCTGCGAGAAGTGGGAGCTGATGGAGAGAGTTACACGTTTGTTTAACGACCAGAAAGACCTCCACAACCTGG TTTCAAACACTAAAAACGAATCAGGCACAG TAGCGGAACCGGCAGAGCCGAGCGGCCAGGAGGAGAACCTCTGCAAGATCTGCATGGACTCGcccatcgactgtgtgctgctGGAATGCGGCCACATGGTGACCTGTAGCAAGTGCGGCAAGCGCATGAGCGAGTGTCCCATCTGCAGACAGTACGTGGTGCGCGCCGTGCACGTCTTCAGATCCTGA
- the zgc:171740 gene encoding E3 ubiquitin-protein ligase rififylin isoform X1 → MGLKVKELREYLHLHDVPTHMCREKEELVELVLDQKTPSSSRNSSSGSSCSNGCGNSVPQPAASDASQSDTPPSQAAEEPEPLTEEEEEDEDEEEDGGEEEDEDDDEDESTDSEETLVHSRRASLSDLSSVDDIEGLTVRQLKEILARNFVNYQGCCEKWELMERVTRLFNDQKDLHNLVAEPAEPSGQEENLCKICMDSPIDCVLLECGHMVTCSKCGKRMSECPICRQYVVRAVHVFRS, encoded by the exons ATGGGGCTGAAGGTGAAGGAGCTGCGTGAGTACCTGCACCTGCATGACGTTCCCACTCACATGTGTCGTGAGAAGGAAGAGCTCGTGGAACTCGTGCTGGACCAAAAGACACCGAGCAGCAGCAGAAACAGTAGCAGCGGTAGCAGCTGTAGTAACGGCTGCGGCAACTCTGTCCCTCAGCCAGCCGCATCAGACGCCTCGCAGTCCGATACGCCTCCATCACAGGCAGCCGAGGAGCCGGAGCCTCtcacagaggaggaggaggaggatgaggacgaggaggaggatGGAGGTGAAGAAGAGGATGAGGACGATGACGAAGATGAG TCGACAGACAGCGAGGAGACGCTGGTGCACAGTCGCAGGGCTTCTCTGTCTGATCTGAGCAGCGTTGACGACATTGAGGGTCTTACCGTGCGACAGCTGAAGGAAATCCTGGCGCGCAACTTTGTCAACTACCAGGGCTGCTGCGAGAAGTGGGAGCTGATGGAGAGAGTTACACGTTTGTTTAACGACCAGAAAGACCTCCACAACCTGG TAGCGGAACCGGCAGAGCCGAGCGGCCAGGAGGAGAACCTCTGCAAGATCTGCATGGACTCGcccatcgactgtgtgctgctGGAATGCGGCCACATGGTGACCTGTAGCAAGTGCGGCAAGCGCATGAGCGAGTGTCCCATCTGCAGACAGTACGTGGTGCGCGCCGTGCACGTCTTCAGATCCTGA